A genome region from Cucurbita pepo subsp. pepo cultivar mu-cu-16 chromosome LG02, ASM280686v2, whole genome shotgun sequence includes the following:
- the LOC111787555 gene encoding 40S ribosomal protein S18, protein MSLVANEDFQHILRVLNTNVDGKQKIMFALTSIKGIGRRLANIVCKKADVDMNKRAGELTAAELDNLMVIVANPRQFKVPDWFLNRQKDYKDGKYSQVVSNALDMKLRDDLERLKKIRNHRGLRHYWGLRVRGQHTKTTGRRGKTVGVSKKR, encoded by the exons ATG TCGCTGGTAGCAAACGAGGATTTTCAGCACATTCTTCGTGTGCTGAACACCAACGTGGATGGGAAGCAGAAGATTATGTTTGCTCTCACTTCAATCAAAGGTATTGGAAGGCGTTTGGCTAACATCGTCTGCAAGAAGGCTGATGTCGACATGAACAAGAG GGCTGGTGAATTAACTGCTGCCGAGTTGGACAATCTCATGGTGATTGTTGCCAATCCACGACAATTTAAAGTTCCTGACTGGTTTTTGAATCGGCAAAAGGACTACAAGGATGGGAAATATTCTCAAGTGGTTTCTAATGCATTGGACATGAAGTTGAGAGATGATTTGGAGCGGTTGAAGAAGATCAG GAACCACCGAGGTCTAAGGCACTACTGGGGCCTCCGAGTTCGTGGTCAGCACACCAAGACCACTGGTCGCCGAGGAAAAACTGTTGGTGTCTCCAAGAAACGTTGA